One part of the Quercus lobata isolate SW786 chromosome 7, ValleyOak3.0 Primary Assembly, whole genome shotgun sequence genome encodes these proteins:
- the LOC115951759 gene encoding zinc finger MYM-type protein 1-like, giving the protein MERFFHVVHVRDITALTLKNEICAVLSHYNLHIENIQDQGYDGASNMCGEWNELQALFLKDCPYAYYVHCMAHRLQLALVTTSREVKDVHQFFDHLVNIINIVVGSSKRNDELQHAQAEQVENMIASNEIETGRGANQIGTLQRVGDTRWGSHFQSICSLIKMFDATCKVINTISEEGANYKQRGDAKGAYQVLTSFEFILILHLMKEMMGITNMLCQALQQHSQDLLNVMHLVSTTKSLIQKLRDDGWEPLLARVISFCEQHEIDILDMNARYTKARGRYRRQDEDLTMEHHFRIGIFTVAIDFQLQELKSRFCKLTTELVILSSALNPKDTFRLFKIVDICNLVKKYYPQDFIEQEQEQELLESQLQHYELDVIKHPDFQNMSTISELCRGLKISGKSKIYFLIDRLIHLVLTLLVSTATTERAFSAMKLLKTRLPNRMEDELLADNMIVYIEKEIAGNFIVEMIMDEFYSMKNRRQA; this is encoded by the coding sequence ATGGAGCGTTTCTTTCATGTTGTGCATGTTAGAGACATTACTGCATTAACTTTAAAGAATGAGATATGTGCTGTCCTTTCTCATTACAACCTCCACATTGAAAATATTCAAGATCAAGGATATGATGGGGCTAGTAACATGTGTGGTGAATGGAATGAATTACAAGCTCTTTTTCTTAAAGATTGTCCATATGCTTATTATGTACATTGCATGGCTCATAGGTTGCAATTAGCTCTAGTTACAACATCTAGAGAAGTAAAAGATGTTCATCAGTTCTTTGATCATTTGGTTAATATTATCAATATTGTTGTTGGTTCTAGTAAGCGTAATGATGAATTGCAACATGCTCAAGCAGAACAAGTTGAGAATATGATTGCTTCTAATGAAATTGAGACTGGAAGAGGTGCAAACCAGATTGGTACTTTGCAACGAGTTGGAGATACTAGGTGGGGATctcattttcaatctatttgtagtttgATTAAAATGTTTGATGCTACTTGCAAAGTTATCAACACTATTTCTGAGGAAGGGGCTAACTATAAACAACGTGGTGATGCCAAGGGAGCTTATCAGGTATTAAcatcatttgaatttattttaatcttgcaTTTGATGAAAGAGATGATGGGAATTACTAATATGctttgtcaagctttgcaaCAACATTCTCAAGACCTtttaaatgtcatgcatttagtTTCAACTACAAAATCACTTATTCAAAAGTTGAGAGATGATGGATGGGAGCCTTTACTTGCTAGAGTTATATCATTTTGTGAGCAACATGAAATTGATATTCTTGATATGAATGCTCGTTACACTAAAGCTCGAGGTAGATATCGTCGTCAAGATGAAGATTTAACAATGGAACATCATTTTAGAATTGGCATATTTACAGTTGCAATAGACTTTCAATTGCAAGAATTGAAAAGTAGATTTTGTAAGCTAACAACGGAACTTGTCATTCTTAGTTCAGCTTTAAATCCCAAGGATACTTTTAGATTATTCAAAATTGTTGATATATGCAATTTGGTTAAGAAATATTATCCTCAAGATTTCattgaacaagaacaagaacaagaactttTGGAGTCTCAATTGCAACATTATGAGCTTGATGTGATAAAACATCCAGATTTTCAGAATATGAGTACAATTTCTGAGCTATGTAGGGGATTAAAAATTTCAGGAAAgtctaaaatctattttttgattGATAGACTTATTCATCTTGTGTTGACCCTTCTAGTTTCTACAGCAACTACAGAACGAGCTTTCTCAGCTATGAAGTTGTTGAAAACAAGACTTCCCAATAGAATGGAGGATGAGCTTTTGGCAGATAATATGATAGTTTATATAGAGAAGGAAATTGCAGGGAATTTCATTGTAGagatgataatggatgaattttattccatgaaaaatcGTCGTCAAGCATGA
- the LOC115951760 gene encoding uncharacterized protein LOC115951760 has protein sequence MVKVLGIVLTGIRCASVLGMGLVQSMEEEILEDDSTMVCCRDEDGLLQSGGHRVEGIEGARKPAFKNHVRELVHIHDPAILIVMETRVGGVRAKEITDELPFDRVIHTDIIGFAGGLWLLWNEDRVDISQLANTEQEIHVIVKVRSSNLNWLLSAIYASPRCAERQVLWSNLKMMAEFHEMPWVRTGDFNEPLMKGDKFGGRGLSVSRALQFKECLDACSMIDIGFSGPRFTWTNRWEVQALIKERIDRFFVNSQWCLMYPKARVVHLTRCHSDHAPILMEL, from the exons ATGGTGAAGGTTTTGGGGATTGTGTTGACCGGAATCCGTTGCGCCTCCGTTTTGGGGATGGGGCTGGTCCAATCAATGGAGGAGGAAATCTTGGAAGATGACTCTACCATGGTCTGTTGCAGGGATGAGGATGGTCTGCTTCAATCTGGTGGTCACCGTGTGGAAGGGATTGA AGGTGCGCGAAAGCCCGCCTTTAAAAATCATGTTAGAGAGTTGGTCCACATTCATGACCCAGCTATTTTAATAGTGATGGAGACTCGGGTTGGTGGAGTCAGGGCGAAGGAGATTACGGATGAGCTGCCGTTTGATAGAGTCATTCACACCGACATAATTGGTTTCGCGGGTGGGTTATGGCTGCTGTGGAATGAAGATAGAGTGGATATATCCCAGTTAGCAAATACGGAACAAGAAATCCATGTGATTGTCAAGGTACGATCCTCAAACCTTAACTGGTTGTTATCTGCGATTTATGCTAGCCCCAGGTGTGCTGAAAGACAGGTATTATGGAGTAATCTTAAGATGATGGCTGAATTTCATGAGATGCCATGGGTAAGGACAGGAGATTTTAATGAGCCATTAATGAAGGGTGATAAATTTGGTGGAAGGGGGTTGAGTGTTAGTAGAGCTCTTCAGTTTAAGGAGTGTTTGGATGCTTGTAGTATGATTGACATAGGTTTTTCGGGTCCGCGTTTTACTTGGACGAATAGATGGGAGGTGCAGGCTCTTATTAAGGAGAGAATTGATAGATTTTTTGTGAATTCTCAATGGTGTTTGATGTACCCTAAGGCTCGAGTGGTCCACCTCACAAGGTGCCACTCTGATCACGCTCCTATTCTTATGGAATTGTAG